In Pseudomonas deceptionensis, a single window of DNA contains:
- a CDS encoding sensor histidine kinase, which translates to MPLPDKTVIDPDTQWLKRGQFNLLRWFSLGSFLIIAAVAMGLGYISTRFLVEESIERDSILTAQFIQAIGAAEIRHASITSGRTMGEMLDPRQDKAYPDVAPETRATARIEFLDHVEHLPDLLLATVYAHDRTVVWSTNPELIGVRIENDDELDQSFDMKEAVSTSYHEIDDERPEQRLLHEPDYLFVENYIPMFNADKSHVIAMVEIYKEPADLVARIQRGFKSIWLATILGGLVIYLALFWIVRRAARLLESQQKQLIANETFVALGAMSSAVAHSLRNPLANIRSSAELSQGLASQGAQKNIGDIISQVDRMSRWVRELLVSLRPATEESEAVDLVLALEDTLSAFEPLIRSSNVEVRFNAPAYEPVVSQQVLLTQILNSLFANALEAMPKGGVLMIDIESSQPGQLSMTLSDTGKGMTPQQQQVVFKPFFTTKQGGLGVGLALVKRIMERFEGSVELTSREQEGTRVRLNFKVATGEAYGAQHTAGRG; encoded by the coding sequence ATGCCGTTACCCGATAAAACAGTGATCGATCCTGATACGCAATGGCTAAAACGTGGGCAGTTCAACCTGCTGCGCTGGTTTTCGCTGGGCAGCTTTCTGATCATCGCCGCCGTAGCCATGGGACTTGGCTACATATCTACGCGATTTTTGGTCGAGGAGAGCATTGAACGGGACTCGATCCTCACCGCACAATTTATCCAGGCCATTGGCGCCGCAGAGATCCGGCATGCCTCCATCACGTCCGGCCGCACGATGGGCGAGATGCTCGACCCGCGTCAGGACAAGGCTTATCCGGACGTTGCCCCCGAGACGCGGGCAACTGCGCGCATCGAGTTTCTTGACCATGTGGAGCATCTGCCGGATCTGCTTTTAGCCACCGTGTATGCCCATGATCGCACGGTAGTCTGGTCCACCAATCCTGAACTGATTGGCGTGCGTATTGAAAATGACGATGAACTGGATCAGTCCTTTGACATGAAGGAGGCGGTATCCACCAGTTACCACGAAATTGACGATGAACGTCCCGAGCAGCGACTGCTGCACGAGCCCGATTACCTGTTTGTCGAAAACTACATTCCGATGTTTAACGCTGACAAAAGTCACGTCATCGCCATGGTGGAAATCTACAAGGAACCCGCGGACCTGGTGGCGCGCATCCAGCGCGGTTTCAAGAGCATCTGGCTGGCGACGATATTGGGCGGGCTGGTGATCTACCTGGCATTGTTCTGGATTGTGCGGCGCGCCGCCCGGTTGCTCGAAAGCCAGCAAAAGCAGCTGATCGCCAACGAAACGTTTGTCGCCCTGGGGGCCATGTCGTCGGCCGTCGCCCACAGTTTGCGCAACCCACTGGCAAATATCCGATCAAGCGCCGAACTGTCCCAGGGCCTAGCCAGCCAGGGCGCACAGAAAAACATCGGAGACATCATCAGCCAGGTGGACCGCATGTCGCGGTGGGTCCGTGAGCTGCTGGTGTCTTTGCGCCCGGCCACGGAAGAGTCCGAAGCCGTGGATCTGGTGCTGGCGCTTGAAGATACCTTGAGCGCTTTCGAACCCCTGATCCGCAGTTCGAATGTCGAAGTACGCTTCAATGCGCCGGCGTATGAGCCGGTCGTCAGCCAGCAAGTGCTGCTCACGCAGATCCTCAACAGTCTGTTTGCCAACGCCCTGGAGGCCATGCCCAAGGGGGGCGTGCTGATGATCGATATCGAATCCTCGCAGCCGGGGCAATTGAGCATGACCTTGAGCGATACGGGTAAAGGCATGACCCCGCAGCAACAACAGGTGGTTTTTAAACCGTTTTTTACCACCAAACAAGGCGGTTTGGGCGTCGGTTTGGCGTTAGTTAAAAGAATTATGGAGCGTTTCGAAGGTTCGGTCGAACTGACCAGCCGAGAGCAGGAAGGAACCCGCGTGCGACTCAACTTCAAAGTGGCAACGGGAGAAGCATATGGAGCACAGCATACTGCTGGTCGAGGATGA
- a CDS encoding sigma-54-dependent transcriptional regulator, whose amino-acid sequence MEHSILLVEDDQLLAENIQTYLERKNFEVTICHSAEDALQKLTTFTPDVVLTDNSLPGMSGHDLIQKLLDSAPDLKVIMMTGYGNVEDAVIAMKEGAFHYVTKPVALAELKLLLDKAMATDRMERTLSFYQEREAQKSGVQALIGDSAPMQYLKGTIAQLLDAERRMANTDLPPVLVEGETGTGKELVARALHFDGPRSKGPFIEFNCASIPSNLVESELFGHEKGAFTDAKDRRVGLVEAADGGTLFLDEVGEMDLLLQAKLLKLLEDRTIRRVGSVKERKVDLRVISATNCNLEQMVQQGKFRRDLFFRLRIISIKVPRLYSRGQDILLLARHFLASHGKRYGKPHLHFSNQAEELLLSYSWPGNVRELRNMLEQTVLLAQSDTIAAHQLNVCLSLVDEPLVLQEAKYHEPRPVYNDVESMSLPEVERDMVRKMLDKTDWNVTKSARLLGLSRDMLRYRIEKLGLERPDKRQW is encoded by the coding sequence ATGGAGCACAGCATACTGCTGGTCGAGGATGACCAGCTTCTGGCCGAGAATATTCAGACTTACCTGGAGCGTAAAAACTTCGAGGTGACGATCTGCCATTCGGCTGAAGACGCGCTGCAAAAGTTGACGACCTTCACCCCCGACGTTGTATTGACCGACAACTCACTGCCTGGCATGAGTGGCCATGACCTGATCCAGAAGCTGCTCGACAGCGCGCCGGATTTGAAAGTGATCATGATGACCGGTTACGGCAACGTAGAGGATGCGGTGATTGCGATGAAGGAGGGCGCCTTCCACTACGTCACCAAACCGGTGGCCCTGGCCGAGCTCAAGCTGTTGCTGGACAAGGCCATGGCGACTGACCGAATGGAGCGCACCCTGTCGTTTTACCAGGAGCGTGAGGCCCAAAAATCAGGGGTTCAGGCCTTGATCGGCGATTCGGCGCCCATGCAGTACCTCAAGGGCACCATTGCCCAGTTGCTCGACGCCGAGCGCCGGATGGCCAACACCGACTTGCCGCCTGTGCTGGTGGAAGGCGAGACCGGCACTGGCAAGGAACTGGTGGCGCGGGCCCTGCATTTCGACGGGCCACGCAGCAAAGGCCCGTTCATTGAGTTCAACTGTGCGTCGATTCCGTCCAACCTGGTGGAGTCTGAGCTCTTCGGTCACGAGAAAGGGGCTTTCACCGATGCAAAGGACCGTCGTGTGGGGCTGGTAGAAGCAGCCGATGGCGGTACGCTGTTTCTCGACGAAGTAGGGGAAATGGACCTGCTGCTGCAAGCCAAGCTGCTCAAATTACTGGAAGACCGGACCATTCGCCGAGTCGGTTCGGTCAAGGAACGCAAAGTCGATCTGCGCGTTATCAGTGCCACCAACTGTAACCTCGAACAGATGGTTCAACAGGGTAAATTCCGTCGAGACCTGTTCTTTCGTCTGCGCATCATTTCGATCAAAGTACCGCGACTGTATAGCCGGGGTCAGGACATTCTGTTGCTGGCGCGGCACTTCCTGGCCAGTCATGGCAAACGCTATGGCAAGCCGCACCTGCATTTCAGCAACCAGGCCGAAGAGTTGCTGCTCAGTTACAGCTGGCCGGGCAATGTGCGCGAGCTGCGCAACATGCTTGAGCAAACAGTGCTGCTGGCCCAGAGCGACACTATTGCCGCGCATCAACTGAACGTCTGCTTGAGCCTGGTAGATGAACCTTTGGTGTTACAGGAAGCGAAATATCACGAGCCTCGCCCGGTGTACAACGATGTCGAGTCGATGAGCCTGCCGGAAGTCGAGCGCGATATGGTACGCAAGATGCTCGACAAGACCGACTGGAACGTCACCAAGTCAGCCCGTCTGCTGGGGCTGAGCCGAGACATGCTGCGCTACCGGATAGAAAAGCTGGGTCTCGAACGCCCGGACAAGCGGCAGTGGTGA
- a CDS encoding sensor histidine kinase — MNVLTKTLRVDQANERAGSRKPAFNMLRWYSLISLAVIGSVAVALGTVATQFVISESVHRDALLTSQFIQAIASAEVRHVSIPNVRTMGELLDPRQDKDFPDVDPKARAKARGEFLDHIEHLPDVILANIYAPDRTVIWSTNPALIGATINSDEDLDRAFNAKTPVSARYHSVDEARMEQKFLVPPKYVFIENYIPLFDADGDKVTAMVEIYKEPSDLIERMARGLLLIWLATAVGGGLIYLGLYWIVRRAAMLLEAQQKQLVTNETFVALGEMSSAVAHSLRNPLATIRSSAELALEFDSGAAHKNINDIVLQVDRMSKWVRELLQSLRPLSGEAEPVNLVAALYDSLVTFEQQIAKACIRVEFEPQSTPLVLSQQLQLSQILSSVLSNALDAMDKGGTLTIFLVSNDAGSVSVVLSDNGKGMNEEQRSMAFRPFFTTKQGGLGVGLVLVKRTMERYGGSASLQSSKEGGTCVHLSFKLMPQKLGVSFPQ, encoded by the coding sequence ATGAATGTGCTGACTAAAACACTGCGGGTCGACCAGGCCAATGAACGTGCGGGCTCACGCAAGCCAGCGTTCAATATGCTGCGCTGGTACTCGCTGATCAGCCTCGCCGTGATCGGCTCTGTGGCAGTGGCGCTGGGTACTGTTGCGACGCAATTTGTGATTTCGGAGAGCGTACACCGCGATGCGTTGCTGACGTCCCAGTTCATCCAGGCGATTGCCTCGGCCGAGGTACGGCATGTCTCGATACCCAACGTCAGGACCATGGGCGAATTGCTCGACCCGCGCCAGGACAAGGATTTCCCCGACGTTGACCCCAAGGCACGCGCCAAGGCCCGAGGTGAGTTCCTTGATCATATCGAGCACTTGCCCGACGTAATCCTTGCCAACATCTATGCACCTGACCGCACGGTAATCTGGTCGACCAACCCGGCGTTGATCGGTGCGACGATCAACTCCGACGAAGACCTGGACCGTGCCTTCAACGCCAAAACGCCCGTGTCGGCCCGATATCACAGTGTCGATGAAGCACGTATGGAACAGAAGTTTTTAGTCCCGCCGAAATACGTCTTCATCGAAAACTACATTCCGTTGTTCGATGCCGATGGCGACAAGGTCACGGCGATGGTCGAGATCTACAAGGAGCCCAGCGACCTGATCGAACGCATGGCTCGTGGTTTGCTGCTGATCTGGCTGGCCACCGCTGTGGGCGGCGGGCTGATTTACCTGGGGCTGTACTGGATAGTACGCAGGGCTGCCATGCTGCTGGAAGCCCAGCAAAAACAGCTGGTCACCAACGAAACGTTTGTAGCGCTGGGGGAAATGTCCTCGGCGGTTGCCCACAGTTTGCGCAACCCGTTGGCGACCATTCGTTCCAGTGCCGAGCTGGCGCTGGAGTTCGACAGTGGCGCGGCCCACAAGAACATCAACGATATCGTGCTTCAGGTTGACCGGATGTCCAAGTGGGTTCGCGAACTGCTGCAATCCCTGCGCCCGCTCAGTGGCGAGGCCGAACCGGTAAATCTGGTAGCGGCGCTGTATGACAGCCTGGTGACGTTCGAACAGCAGATTGCCAAGGCCTGTATTCGGGTTGAGTTCGAACCGCAATCCACACCGCTGGTGCTTAGCCAGCAACTGCAGTTGAGCCAAATTCTCAGCAGTGTGTTGTCCAACGCTCTGGACGCCATGGACAAGGGTGGAACCTTGACTATTTTTCTGGTTTCAAACGATGCGGGCAGCGTGAGCGTAGTGCTGAGTGACAACGGCAAAGGCATGAACGAAGAGCAACGCAGCATGGCGTTCCGCCCGTTTTTCACCACAAAACAAGGTGGGCTTGGGGTAGGGCTGGTGCTGGTCAAGCGGACCATGGAGCGTTATGGGGGCTCGGCAAGCCTGCAAAGCTCCAAGGAGGGGGGGACCTGCGTACATCTTTCATTCAAGTTAATGCCCCAGAAATTGGGTGTGAGCTTTCCCCAATAG
- a CDS encoding SCO family protein, translating into MNLEGVSEALCRALRMYVVLLVTCLLGTQVCVGHEAEPAPVSEQVTPWGEDYFPNTLLTDQDGRQVHFFDDMIKGKVVVINFIFTSCSDSCPLETARLRQVQKLLGERVGKDIFFYSISIDPLSDTPQVLKAYAQRFKVGPGWQFLTGEFDAVTELRHKLGLFIDGVDNGRTKDHNLSLIVGNQQTGRWMKASPFESPWILADQLANTLQNWKQPSLEQSYVDAPEIRPPSNGEELFRTRCASCHSLGMQDGQGIGMRSIGPDLIGVTRQRDPAWLSRWIREPDRMLAQKDPVALALFERYGKIPMPNLRLDENAAQAIIGFLQEETDRQLSLSAQAQ; encoded by the coding sequence ATGAACCTTGAGGGGGTCAGCGAAGCACTCTGCCGCGCATTGCGCATGTACGTGGTGTTGTTGGTGACCTGCCTGTTGGGGACTCAGGTGTGTGTCGGCCACGAAGCCGAGCCGGCACCGGTCAGCGAACAGGTAACGCCCTGGGGCGAAGACTACTTCCCCAACACCCTGCTGACCGACCAGGACGGTCGGCAAGTGCATTTTTTCGATGACATGATCAAGGGCAAGGTGGTGGTGATCAATTTTATCTTCACCTCGTGCAGTGACTCCTGTCCGCTTGAAACGGCGCGCCTGCGCCAGGTTCAAAAATTGCTGGGTGAGCGGGTCGGCAAGGATATTTTCTTCTACTCCATCAGTATCGATCCCTTGAGCGATACACCCCAGGTGCTCAAGGCATATGCGCAACGTTTCAAGGTAGGCCCCGGCTGGCAGTTTCTCACCGGAGAGTTCGACGCTGTGACCGAACTGCGGCACAAACTCGGGTTGTTCATTGACGGTGTCGACAATGGCCGGACCAAGGATCACAACCTGAGCCTGATCGTAGGCAATCAGCAAACCGGTCGCTGGATGAAGGCTTCGCCCTTTGAAAGTCCTTGGATTCTGGCGGATCAACTGGCCAATACCTTGCAAAACTGGAAGCAGCCCAGCCTCGAACAGAGCTATGTCGATGCCCCCGAAATACGCCCGCCAAGCAACGGTGAGGAGCTGTTTCGTACACGCTGCGCCTCGTGCCACAGCCTGGGCATGCAGGACGGGCAAGGCATCGGCATGCGCAGTATTGGCCCTGACCTGATCGGTGTGACTCGACAGCGCGACCCCGCCTGGCTGAGCCGCTGGATTCGTGAGCCGGACCGCATGCTGGCGCAGAAGGATCCTGTTGCGCTGGCGCTGTTTGAGCGTTACGGCAAGATCCCGATGCCCAACCTGCGGCTGGATGAAAATGCGGCACAGGCAATCATTGGATTTCTGCAGGAAGAAACGGATCGCCAGCTGTCTCTGTCGGCGCAAGCGCAGTAG
- a CDS encoding multicopper oxidase domain-containing protein, whose protein sequence is MDTKARFSSKWLGLLAPLSVLLTMILGITPLRASPIDDERQPEPSDPSAYIDEPADKPAALNAILSLPEANLDSFDLPDGVKGSRDTERQENILPPAQQTSFNYPTNGKPSPLFGAQPFTQQLVLFEEFGPEKLDPTTPAAPLGFPPAAIGPLPQQDPTSVARSAPPGAALDAFLRQPGLTPFPSQFSNVVDRNPWQAQIEFFLNRRIGSSAEGRPPGKGWSHQRWNEFYPQLAYKTVQTGARTNGGLRDSRQMHGYALGEFGPGGLYHNVAGIPATDGTAKGVDARFHPSMPVQNHNSVWTFDGTLPPKLLMVRYGQPVLMRHYNGLPIDPAANMGFGLHTISTHEHNGHAPAESDGYANAFFFPGQYYDYRWPIQLAGYDSINTDAHDPRAAFPCSPGETLWTNDLKPSRKTCENGTIKIRGDWRETMSTHWFHDHMLDFTAQNVYKGNAAMMNYYSALDRGNESVNDGVNLRLPSGSALAWGNRDYDVNLVLADKAWDANGQLWFNPFNTDGFIGDQMLVNWQWKPSLDVRARSYRLRILNGSVSRYFKLAMVREIKGTGGEFQGPKGSGVSYARVPFHMIANDGNIMEHSVPFDGSMDLDADGDKQNHNAILPTQGIAERFDIIVNFAKNGIKPGDKLFMVNLLVHDDGKGPKEPVALGDVLSEKYLAVIKQSSKGPQWDKGDPAVGKVMQFNVKAYTGQDLAMDPAAYEPAKPGKAEGLVMIPLKLHRDNAADKVLLAKARHRTFIFGRSDGTDEAPWTVKTDGGFGYAMDPRRLNAATQLASGPTDAGTAGFGTLEVWNIKAGGKGWSHPVHVHFEEGIILSRGGKAPPEWEKWARKDVYRIGSEKDGLDSVEMAINFREFAGTYMEHCHNTQHEDNSMLLRWDIEKPGQFQLMPTPLPSWDGVRYVNSAALPTFRKGDGVGPQVQVTK, encoded by the coding sequence ATGGACACAAAAGCGCGATTCTCTTCCAAGTGGCTCGGTTTACTAGCTCCGCTGAGCGTTCTGCTGACAATGATCCTGGGCATCACGCCTCTGCGGGCCAGCCCCATTGACGACGAACGACAGCCCGAACCTTCAGACCCGTCTGCCTATATAGATGAACCGGCTGACAAACCGGCAGCTTTGAACGCCATCCTGTCCTTGCCGGAAGCCAACCTTGACTCCTTCGACCTGCCCGATGGCGTCAAAGGCTCTCGTGATACCGAACGTCAGGAGAACATCCTGCCGCCCGCGCAGCAGACCAGCTTCAATTACCCCACCAACGGCAAACCCAGCCCGTTGTTCGGCGCGCAGCCGTTTACTCAGCAATTGGTACTGTTCGAAGAGTTCGGTCCCGAAAAGCTTGACCCGACCACACCTGCAGCACCCTTGGGGTTTCCGCCAGCGGCGATTGGCCCGCTGCCGCAGCAGGACCCCACCAGCGTCGCACGCAGTGCGCCACCGGGTGCGGCCCTCGACGCTTTCTTGCGTCAACCGGGGCTTACACCGTTTCCCAGCCAGTTTTCCAATGTCGTGGATCGCAACCCGTGGCAGGCGCAGATCGAATTTTTTCTCAACCGCCGCATTGGCTCGTCTGCTGAAGGGCGTCCGCCAGGCAAGGGCTGGTCACATCAGCGCTGGAACGAGTTTTACCCGCAATTGGCCTACAAAACGGTGCAAACCGGCGCGCGGACCAATGGCGGCCTGCGGGACAGTCGGCAGATGCACGGTTATGCGCTGGGCGAGTTCGGCCCCGGTGGTCTGTACCACAACGTGGCGGGCATACCGGCCACCGACGGCACTGCCAAAGGCGTTGATGCGCGCTTTCACCCGAGCATGCCGGTGCAAAACCACAATTCGGTCTGGACCTTCGACGGTACCTTGCCACCGAAGCTGTTGATGGTGCGCTACGGTCAGCCGGTGCTGATGCGGCACTACAACGGCTTGCCGATCGACCCCGCGGCCAACATGGGCTTTGGCCTGCACACCATCAGCACCCATGAACACAATGGCCATGCGCCTGCGGAAAGCGACGGTTATGCCAACGCGTTCTTCTTCCCCGGTCAATATTACGACTATCGCTGGCCGATCCAGCTGGCCGGCTACGACAGCATCAATACCGACGCCCATGATCCCCGTGCAGCGTTCCCGTGTTCGCCCGGTGAAACCCTGTGGACCAACGATCTCAAGCCGAGCCGCAAGACTTGCGAGAATGGCACGATCAAGATCCGTGGCGACTGGCGCGAAACCATGAGCACCCACTGGTTCCACGACCACATGCTCGATTTCACCGCGCAGAATGTCTACAAGGGCAACGCGGCCATGATGAACTACTACAGCGCCCTGGACCGTGGCAACGAATCGGTGAACGACGGCGTCAATCTGCGCTTGCCCAGTGGTAGCGCGCTGGCGTGGGGCAACCGCGACTACGACGTTAATCTGGTACTCGCCGACAAGGCCTGGGATGCCAATGGTCAGCTGTGGTTCAACCCGTTCAATACCGACGGTTTCATCGGCGATCAGATGCTGGTGAACTGGCAGTGGAAGCCGTCTCTCGACGTGCGTGCCCGCAGCTACCGGCTTCGGATTCTCAACGGCTCGGTATCGCGCTACTTCAAACTGGCCATGGTGCGTGAAATCAAAGGCACCGGCGGCGAGTTTCAAGGGCCAAAAGGTTCCGGAGTTTCCTATGCACGCGTGCCGTTCCACATGATCGCCAACGACGGCAACATCATGGAGCACAGCGTTCCTTTTGACGGCTCCATGGACCTGGATGCAGACGGCGACAAGCAAAATCACAACGCAATCCTGCCCACCCAGGGCATCGCCGAGCGCTTTGACATCATCGTCAATTTCGCGAAAAACGGTATCAAGCCAGGGGACAAGCTGTTCATGGTCAACCTGCTGGTGCATGACGATGGCAAGGGTCCCAAAGAACCCGTAGCACTGGGCGATGTGCTCTCCGAGAAGTACCTGGCGGTGATCAAGCAGTCGAGCAAAGGCCCGCAGTGGGATAAAGGCGATCCGGCGGTGGGCAAGGTGATGCAGTTCAACGTCAAGGCCTACACCGGCCAGGACTTGGCCATGGACCCTGCCGCCTATGAACCTGCGAAGCCGGGCAAGGCCGAAGGCTTGGTCATGATCCCGCTGAAGCTGCACCGCGACAATGCGGCAGACAAGGTGCTGCTGGCCAAGGCACGCCACCGTACGTTCATCTTCGGCCGCTCTGATGGCACCGACGAAGCGCCCTGGACGGTCAAGACCGATGGCGGTTTTGGCTACGCCATGGACCCACGGCGGCTCAATGCCGCCACCCAGTTGGCCAGCGGCCCCACCGATGCAGGCACTGCCGGGTTCGGCACGCTTGAGGTGTGGAACATCAAGGCTGGCGGCAAGGGCTGGAGCCATCCGGTGCATGTGCACTTCGAAGAAGGGATCATTCTCAGCCGGGGCGGCAAGGCTCCGCCGGAATGGGAAAAGTGGGCCCGCAAGGATGTGTACCGTATCGGCTCGGAAAAGGATGGGCTGGACAGCGTCGAAATGGCGATCAATTTCCGCGAGTTTGCCGGTACCTACATGGAGCATTGTCACAACACCCAGCATGAGGACAACTCCATGCTGTTGCGTTGGGACATAGAGAAACCGGGGCAGTTCCAGTTGATGCCGACCCCGCTGCCGAGCTGGGACGGGGTGCGCTATGTCAATTCGGCCGCATTGCCTACTTTCCGCAAGGGCGACGGCGTGGGCCCTCAAGTGCAGGTGACCAAATGA